One window from the genome of Hippoglossus hippoglossus isolate fHipHip1 chromosome 6, fHipHip1.pri, whole genome shotgun sequence encodes:
- the LOC117763437 gene encoding uncharacterized oxidoreductase YjmC-like, with protein MSRCLISQLEVQGFIERCMTAVGTKPHHARSLAEVLVEGDHRGHYSHGLNRMDMYVKDIKTGICAKDGEPMIEKESVATALVDGKNLLGPVVGNFCMNLAVKKAKEVGIGWVVAHGSNHYGIAGYYAMQALKENMIGMSFTNTSPLVVPSRAKECTLGTNPISVAAPSKDGDSFVLDMATSAVALGKVELHERRGDTIPEGWGCDAQGKLTTDPKRVLDGGGLVPIGGSEATGGYKGYGLGMMVEVFCGILAGAKYSKHVRTWKVTDRVADLGQCFVAINPENFADGFNDRMADLLSIQRGLDPAEAGSPVLAAGDPERMNMKKCEEMGGIPYHINVVNYMNECAQKIGVSPLLPCDKLVSDQ; from the exons ATGAGCAG atgtCTGATCAGCCAGTTGGAGGTGCAGGGCTTCATTGAGAGATGTATGACGGCTGTTGGCACCAAGCCGCATCATGCTCGTAGCCTGGCTGAGGTGCTGGTGGAAGGAGACCACAGAGGCCACTATAGCCATGGACTCAACAGGATGG ACATGTATGTGAAGGACATCAAGACAGGGATCTGTGCCAAGGACGGTGAGCCTATGATAGAGAAGGAGAGCGTGGCCACTGCGCTGGTGGATGGGAAGAACCTCCTGGGTCCTGTGGTGGGAAACTTCTGTATGAATCTGGCCGTAAAGAAAGCCAAAGAAGTCGGCATTGGCTGGGTGGTGGCACATG GTTCCAATCATTATGGTATTGCCGGATACTATGCAATGCAAGCTCTGAAGGAAAACATGATT GGCATGTCCTTTACCAATACATCCCCACTGGTTGTTCCTTCACGCGCTAAAGAG TGCACTCTGGGCACCAACCCCATCAGTGTGGCAGCTCCTTCCAAAGACGGAGACAGCTTTGTTCTGGATATGGCCACATCAGCAGTGGCACTTGGAAAG GTGGAGCTGCATGAGCGTCGTGGAGACACCATTCCCGAGGGCTGGGGCTGTGACGCTCAGGGAAAGCTGACAACAGATCCCAAGAGAGTCCTAGACGGAGGAGGACTGGTGCCCATCGGCGGCAGTGAAGCCACAG gaGGATATAAAGGCTACGGTTTGGGAATGATGGTGGAGGTGTTCTGTGGTATCTTGGCCGGCGCCAAGTACAGCAAACATGTCCGCACGTGGAAAGTAACGGATCGTGTTGCAGACCTG GGTCAGTGTTTCGTGGCGATCAACCCAGAGAACTTTGCTGATGGTTTTAACGACAGGATGGCTGACCTGCTGTCCATCCAGAGAGGCCTGGACCCC GCTGAGGCAGGGAGTCCTGTTCTGGCTGCTGGAGACCCAGAGAGGATGAATATGAAGAAGTGTGAAGAGATGGGTGGGATTCCCTACCACATCAATGTTGTCAACTACATG aATGAATGTGCGCAGAAAATCGGTGTCAGCCCGCTGCTGCCATGTGACAAGCTCGTCTCCGATCAATAA